A part of Palaemon carinicauda isolate YSFRI2023 chromosome 8, ASM3689809v2, whole genome shotgun sequence genomic DNA contains:
- the LOC137645963 gene encoding cytoplasmic dynein 2 light intermediate chain 1 produces MSRRASASSVHPSVRSGSAQVSASARVGSGASVHSSNFSGLSVWDIAVAEDRKKRLDPHNKQETDKAPREATLLIAGTRSAGKTTLLQRFLDREEPPRNTLALEYTYGRKSGKTLVKDVCHLWELGGGALFTSLLAAPLTSRVIPNLTVIVMLDLSKPETIWTDLEAIVSQLKAEIMAVAKKQPGLQEQLATVAWKRIGEDHQDKESITPFLVPLVIIGGKYDIFQDMEPENKKVICRALRFAAHSWGASLQYFSARDAGLVKKAKELLSHYAFGSVESKNLAQDYNKPLLIPAGSDNFSTINGNVDDSQAMTYDTWKHTFTAKFPQKNEKKSALPEDPGRDPSYAEADVDNLRAQKDEELERIRREVGRNNARWAELDLS; encoded by the exons AGCAAGCGCAAGCAGCGTTCACCCGTCCGTCAGGTCTGGAAGCGCCCAAGTCAGTGCCAGTGCTCGTGTTGGGAGCGGTGCCAGCGTACACAGCAGCAACTTCAGCGGTTTGAGTGTATGGGATATAGCGGTGGCAGAGGATAGGAAGAAAAGGTTAGATCCACATAACAAGCAAGAAACGGATAAAGCTCCCAGAGAGGCGACATTGCTTATTGCTGGTACTAGATCTGCG GGAAAAACAACGTTACTGCAGAGATTCCTAGACCGAGAGGAACCACCCCGAAATACCCTTGCTCTTGAGTACACCTACGGAAGGAAGTCAGGCAAAACTTTG gtgaAAGATGTCTGTCACCTTTGGGAGCTTGGAGGGGGAGCTTTGTTTACCTCGCTGCTTGCAGCTCCTCTCACTTCGAGGGTCATCCCAAACCTCACGGTGATCGTCATGTTGGATCTCTCCAAACCTGAAACCATCTGGACAGATCTTGAAGCGATCGTTTCGCAATTGAAG GCTGAGATAATGGCTGTTGCAAAGAAACAACCTGGGCTGCAAGAACAACTGGCTACAGTTGCCTGGAAGAGAATAGGCGAAGACCATCAG GACAAAGAATCGATTACGCCCTTCCTCGTCCCTCTTGTTATCATCGGGGGAAAATATGACATTTTTCAAGACATGGAACCCGAGAACAAAAAGGTCATCTGTCGGGCGCTTAG gtttgcagctcacagtTGGGGGGCCTCTCTGCAGTACTTCTCTGCCCGTGATGCTGGCCTTGTTAAAAAAGCCAAAGAACTTTTGAGTCATTATGCTTTTGGAAGCGTAGAGAG CAAAAACTTGGCACAAGATTACAATAAGCCTCTCCTGATTCCTGCTGGCAGTGATAACTTTAGTACAATCAATGGGAACGTTGATGATTCACAAGCGATGACATACGATACATGGAAGCACACGTTCACTGCAAAATTCCCACAAAAGAATGAGAAGAAGTCCGCACTGCCAGAGGACCCCGGACGTGATCCTAGCTATGCTGAAGCTGATGTAGATAACTTAAGGGCACAAAAAGATGAG